One Variibacter gotjawalensis genomic window, AGACGCCGCCCGATGCGGCGAGTGCGCCGGCGGCTGCGGCGGATTTCAGGACTGTTCGGCGTGTAACGCTCATTGTCATTCCCTCCCTTTTTGCGCGGCGCGAGCCGCTTGTTCTTCTTCGAGACGCGGCTCGTTCACCGCGCATCCGGCCTCGCCTTGACGGAGAGGTCCGGCAGAATGAGACGCAGCGAGCTGCGCTATTTGATCGCTGCGTCGATCTCCGCCGACGTCAGCGTCCAATCGTTGTTGAGGTTGGCGACAACGCTCTTCATGAATGGGTCGGCCAGCGTGATGGCCTTCTGCTGATCACCGAGATGATCGACAAGAATCGCCAGCGCGAGCTGCTTCGGACTGTCGCCCTCATACGTCCATTCGAAACCGTATGTGGTGTAGCGTTTAACCTCGTAATGCTCGGAAAGCGGCGCGCCGTCGACCGTCACTTGGAGGCCGTCGATCGTCCGCTTTCCCTCATAGGTTTTCATCTGAACCTCACACCGTCACGGTCGCGCGAGCAAAGCTTTCCATGTAATCCATCAGCTTGTCCGTCGCTTCAGCCGCGCCTTTCGAATTGCCTTCGCCGATCGCCCGCGACTGCGCTGCATGCAGGCGCGCGCACAGAGGCAAGTCGGCAGCGACGCGATAGTGCTGATACCAGAAGCGGCGCGAGAGACCCTGCGTCAGCTTCAGCGCGCGCGTCGCGTATTCGTTGTGTCCGACATCGAGGATGAGCTGGTTGAGCTCGCGGTCGAGCCGCATGAACGCCATATCGTCGTTCTGCTGCGCGGCGCGCTCGATGCTTTTGGCGATCTGCAACGCTTGCGCACGCTGCTCTTTCGTCGCGCGGTCGGCGCCGTTGCGACACAGCATGCGCTCCAGTTCGCGGCGCACTTCGAAGACCAGAAGTTGCGAGCGCGGATTGATCTCGGAAACGAGAATCCCCTTGCGCGGCAGGATCGTAACGAGTCCCTCGATAGCGAGCCGCTGCAGCGCTTCGCGAATCGGCGTGCGCCCGATTCCCGTCGCGGCGGCGAGCATCTGTTCGGAGAGGATATCGCCCGGCTTCAGGCGCAAGGTGACGATCGCCTCTTCGATCTCGCGATACGCCCGATCCGTGAGCGTGCTCGCGCTGGCAACGGCAAGCCCGTTCGCAGCCTTCGGCGGCGACGATGCCGCTTTCGGCGGCACAACCGCAGAACGCTGCGGTTTCGGCTTGTCGGTTAAAGACTGAACCATGGTCTACTCAAATATGCTTTCGCTTCGCGACCATTTTCGCAAATTTCTCGTATTCGGCTTCGTTCACCGTATAGGAGTGATCGTCATCTGGAAACGATCCTTCTTTCACCTCTTTGACGTATTGCGAAATTCCCGAGACTGCGACTTCAGTAAGCTTTGCGAATCGCTTGGTGAACTTCGGTTTGAAGTCGGTGAAAACGCCGAGCAGGTCGTAACAAAGCAGTATTTGTCCGTCGGTCCCTGCACCTGCGCCGATTCCGATCGTCGGAATTGTCAGCTGTTCGGAGATAAGCTTTGCGATCTTCGCCGGCACCGCTTCGAATTCAAGCATGAAGCAACCCGCATCCTCGATCGCCAGCGCGTCTTCGAGAATCTTCATTGCGGCGTCCGCCGTGCGGCCTTGAATTTTGAAGCCGCCGAACATCGCGATCGTGTGCGGCGTGAGCCCGATATGCGACGCGGTCGGGATGCCGGCATCCACGAGCGCTTTGAGAATATGCGCCTGGCTCTTGCCGCCCTGCGGCTTCACGGCGTCGGCGCCGGAGTCCTGCATCAGCCTTGTTGCGTTCTGCAGTGCGCGATCGACCGTGTTGTAGCTTTGGTACGGCATGCAGCCGAGCATGAACGTGTTCGGCGCGCCGCGACGCACAGCGGCGCCGTGCAGCACCATCATGTCCATCGTCGCCGGCACGGTGTTCTTGTGGCCGTGCGAAATCATCGCGAGGCTGTCGCCGAGCACCGCGACGTCGACGCCGCCCATCTCGGCCCACTGCGCGGACGTGTAATCCGGCACCGACATGTAGACCATCTTCTCGCCGGTGGTCTTCGAATCGCGAATTTCGGTGATCGTGCGCTTTTGACGCTGCGGCGCTGCAGGCTTGTCGACTGGCGGTTTCGCGGCTTGCGGCTTATCGTTCGGTTTCGCGGCCGCAGCCGGTTTGCCCTTCGCCATTCACTTGCCTCCCGCCCTCGTCTCTGCGAGGGTTTAGCTGATATATGTCCGATATATTAGAAGCATTGCAACGTTGGTCAAGCTGGATGGGACGATGACGCTCGACGCATGGCTGCGACTTATCGCCTTCTCGGCGCTGGTACTGAGCGCCGCGCTGCAAGGTCTGTCGGCAAGCGGCCATTTTCCGAGCGAGCATCGTGCCGCGACGCTGCGCTCGCCGGCCGGCGCGGCCATCCTCTATGGCAGCATCGCGATCACATTCGCCAGTGTAGTCATTGCCGGCATGTTCGCGTGGCGAACTCTGCCGTGGTACGCATCGATCATCGGCGCCGGCGGCGTATTGCTCGCAACGCCTCTGCTGCTCCAGCCGTTCTCCGACTCATTCGTAAATGGCCGATCTGCCCTGCTGGTGTTTTCCGGCATTGCGGCGGCCATCGCGCTTGCGATGCTCCGCTATATCTAGCATGAGTTCCAAGCGATGAATGAGCCGCGCGGAAGATGCGGCCGGGAGGACGTTCTTGCCGCAAGCCCGCTCTGCGTTGGCCAATCCATACGTATTTTTGGCGTTGGCCGCTTTGTGCTGGTCCGGCAATCACGTCGTCGGCCGCGCTATCGCCGGCCACGTTCCGCCGTTCGGCCTTGCGTTCCTGCGGCTGCTTATTCCGATTGTCTTCGTGTGGTTTCTGGCGCGTCCGCACATCGTTGCCGACTGGCCGGAGATCAAACGAAATCCCGGCATTCTCATTTTTCTTGGTTTGCTCAGCGGCACGTTTTTCGTCGCCGGGCAATATCTCGGCTTGAAGTACACGACTGCGCTCAACGTCTCGGTGCTCAATTCGCTGAGCCCCGTCATGATCATCGGCGTCGGCGCGCTCATCTTCCGCGATCCACTACGCCCGATTCAAGGTTTCGGCATCACGCTGTCGCTGCTCGGCGTGCTCGTCATCATCGCGCGCGGCGATCCCGCGATGCTCACATCGCTCGACCTCAATTGGGGTGATGTCATCATCGTCGGCAACATGGCGGCGTGGGCGATCTATTCGGTGTTCCTGCGCAAGCGCCCTAACATCCATCTGATGAGCTTCATGCTCGTATCGTTCGTCGTCGGCGCCATCGGGTCGATCCCCTTCGCGGCGGTCGAACAAGCCATCGGCATTCACTTCCATCTCGACTGGACCACGGTGATCGGTGTCGCTTTCGTCGCATTGTTTCCGGGTTTGATTTCGTCGATCCTGTGGATCCGCGGCGTCGAGGAGATCGGCACCAATCGCGCGAGCCCGTTCATCCATCTCGTGCCGATCTACAGCGCCGTGCTCGCCAGCGTCTTCCTCGGCGAGCATTTGCAAATGTTCCACGTCATCGGATTTGCTTTGATCCTGGCCGGCATCTGGTTCGCCGCGATGAGCCCAAACGCCGCCACCCAATCGCAAGGAGAACGCGCATGAAACTGTTCGACCTGTCCGGCCGCGTCGCCATCGTCACCGGCGGCAACGGCGGCATCGGCCTCGGCATGGCCGAGGGACTGGCGGCAGCCGGCGCGACCGTCGTCGTCGCTGGCCGCCAGAAAGACAAGAACGCAGCCGCCGTCGCGAAGATCGAGAAGCTCGGCGGGAAGGCAAGCGCCGTGGAAGTCGACGTCACCAACGAGAAGTCCGTCGACGCGATGTTTGCGGCTGCCGCGAAGCAGCACGGGCGCGTCGACATTCTCGTCAACAACGCGGGCATCAACATCCGCAAACAGCCCGAAGACTACACGCTCGACGAATGGCGTCAGGTGATCGACATCAACCTCACCGGCGCGTTCCTCTGCTCGCAGCGCGCGCACCCCTACATGAAGAAGGCCGGCGGCGGAAAGATCATCAACATCGGCTCGATGATGTCGATCTTCGGCGCATCCTTCACGACGCCTTACGCGTCGTCGAAAGGCGGCATCGTGCAGATGGGCCGCGCCTTCGCGAATGCGTGGGCGAAGGACAATATCCAAATCAACGCGATCCTGCCGGGCTGGATCGATACCGACCTCACGCGCAATGCCCGCGCACAGGTGCAAGGCTTGCACGAACGCGTTCTCGCGCGTACGCCGGCAGCGCGCTGGGGCAATCCGGAAGACTTCGCCGGCATCGCGGTTTTCCTCGCGAGCCCGGCTTCGGATTTCGTCACCGGCACCGCGATCCCGGTGGACGGCGGCTACTCCGTGAATGGTTGAGAGAGACGCGATGACCAGCAAGACCGGCCCGCTCGCGGGCATCCGCATTGTCGACATGACGGCCGTCGTCATGGGTCCCTATGCGATGCAGATCATGGCCGACTACGGCGCCGACGTGATCAAGATCGAAGGGCCGGACGGCGACATCATGCGCTACGCGCACATGAACGGCGATCGCGGCATGGGGCCGGTGCATCTCGCGATGAACCGCGGCAAGCGTCTCGTCAACTTCGACCTCAAGAAGGAAGAAGCGCGCGAAGTGCTGCGCAAGATCATCGCCAGCGCCGACGCTTTCGTTCACGCTTTGCGCCCGCAGGCGATCGAGCGTCTCGGCTTCGGCTATGAGGACGTGCGCAAGATCAATCCGAACATCGTCTATGTCGGCGGCTACGGCTTCGCGGCGGATGGTCCTTACGGCGATCAGCCGGCCTACGACGATATGATTCAGAGCATCTGCGGCATCTCCGGCATCGCGTCGCACATGGTGGGCGAGCCGCGTTACTTCCCGACCATCGTTGCCGACAAGGTGTGCGGCCTGAACATCGCGCAGGCGCTGCTCGCGGCGCTGCTGCACAAGCAGCGCACCGGCGAAGGCCAGAAGGTCGAAGTGCCGATGTTCGAGACGATGGTCTCGTTCCTCATGGTCGAGCATCTGTGCGACCGCACCTTCGGCCCGGACAAGTCGCCCGGCTATTCGCGTGTGCTCTCGCAGGTGCGCCGTCCGCACAAGACGATGAATGGCTACATCGGCGTGCTGCCGTACAACGACAAGCATTGGCGGCAGTTCTTCGCTGTCGTCGGTCACCCCGAAATGGCAAACGATCCGCGCTTCGCGACCTATCACGCCCGCAGCGCCAACTATAACGAGCTCTACGGCAAGCTGCGGGAGTTCCTGATTCAGAACACCACCGAGCATTGGCTCGAAAAGCTGCGCGAGGCGCAGATCCCGGCAGCGCCGGTGCTCAATCTCGAACAGCTCTTCGACGACGAACACCTCAATGCCGTCGGCCTCTTCCAGCACGTCGACCATCCCGTGATGGGCGATATCCTGGCCGTGCGCCCGCCGGTCTCGTTCTCGGAGACGCCGGCCCGCATGGGCAAACCCGCCGGCGTGCTCGGCGCCGATACCACCGCGGTGCTGGAGGATTTCGGCTATTCGTCGGCCGAGATCGAAAAGCTCAAACAGAGTGGTGCCGTCATTCAAGGCTGACCGGCCGTTAGCTATACCAATTCGTCGCAGTTTTTTGAGTTGCCGATGGCGCGCGCCTTCTGCAAGGCTCTGCGCAACAAAAATCGGAGGAAACAGATGAATCGCAGACACCTGCTCGGCGCAGCCGCCGCGACACTCGCGCTGCTCGCGACCGAAGCCAACGCACAGCAGAAATCCGAGGTCACCTTCTCGCGTCAGCCCGGCATCAACTACATGCCGACGCTGATCATCGAGAAGCAGAAGCTGATCGAGAAGCATGCCGAGAAGCTGGGCGTGCCGAACCTCAAGGTGAACTGGCTCACCATGGGCGGCGGCGGCGCGCAGACCGACGCGATGCTCGCCGGCAGCGTCGACGTCTGCAACACGGGCGTCACCAACCTGCTGCTGCTCTGGGACCGCACGCGCGGCGGCGTCAAAGGCATCGTCGCGACCTCCGCGCAGCCGCTCGCGATGGTGACGCGCGATCCGCGCATCAAGACGCTCAACGATCTGAAAGAAGGCGACAAGATCGCGGTGCCGACACTGAAGGTGTCGACCCAGTCGATGCTGCTGCAGATTCAGGCCGCAAAACTCTTCGGCGAGAAAAATTGGGCACAGCTCGATCAGTTCACGGTTCAGCTCGCGCATCCGGACGCCGCCGTCATCATGACGAACCCGCAGCACGAAGTGAAAAGCCACTTCGCGGCCCCGCCCTTCCAGTACTTCGAACTCAAAACCGTGCCGGGCGCGCGCATCGTCACCTCGTCCTTCGACATCATGGGCGGGCCGATGACGCAAGCCGGCTTCTTCACGACGACGAAGTTCGCCGACAGCAACCCGAAGATCATCGAGGCCGTGCGCGCCGCGACCGAGGAGGCCGAAGCCTTTATCCGCTCGAAAACGCGCGAGGCGATCGAGATCTATCGCGACATGAGCAAGGACAAGATGTCGACCGACGAACTCCTCGAAATTCTCAAGGAGCCCGGCATGATGGAATACGGCGGCGCGCCGCAGAATACGCTGCCGATCGCCGAGCATCTGCATCGTATCGGCACGCTGAAGCAGAAGGCTGCGTCCTGGAAGGACTACTACCTCCCGGTCGCGCATAGCCTCAAGGGCAGCTGAGCGGCACGATAAGCCGCTAATCGCTTGCCCCACCGGCCCGCGTGCGTTAAGCGCGGGCCGCAATGGACGATAAGACCCGCATTTACGTCGACGCCGACGCCTGCCCGGTGAAGGACGAGATTTACCGTGTCGCCGAGCGGCACGGCTGCCATGTCTACGTCGTGGCGGGTAACTTCATCCGCATCCCGCAGGCCGATTTCATCGAGCGCATCGCGGCGGGCTCAGGGCTCGATGCCGCGGACGATTGGATCGCCGAGCGCGCCGTCGCAGGCGACGTCGTCATCACGGCAGATATCCCGCTCGCGAGCCGCTGCGTGAAGACCCGCGCTGCGGTGCTCTCGCCGACCGGCAAAGTCTTCACGGAAGAGAACATCGGCATGACGCTCGCGGTGCGCAACCTGATGCACGACTTGCGTTCGGCCGGCGAAATCACTGGCGGCCCCGGCGGCTTCTCGCCGCGCGATCGCTCGGCATTTCTCTCCGCGCTCGATCAGACGATCCGGCGCGCCAAGAAACAGAAAGTCTGACTTTGGCCCCGCCGCTCATCCAACTCAAAGACATCGCGCTCACCTTCGGCGGCACGCCGCTGCTCTCGGGCGCGGAGCTTTCGGTGTCCGAAGGCGAGCGCGTCTGTCTTGTCGGCCGCAACGGTTCCGGCAAATCGACACTCCTCAAGATCGCGGCCGGAACGGTCGAAGCCGACAAAGGCACGCGCTTCGTTCAGCCCGGTGCGACCGTCCGCTACCTTCCGCAGGAGGTCGACTTCGGCGATGCCGCAACGACGCTCGATTATGTGCGACAAGGTCTTGGCCCGACCGACGATCCGTATCAGGCGACTTATCTCCTCGAGCAGCTCGGGCTGACCGGCGATGAGCCGACGCAAAATCTCTCCGGCGGCGAAGCGCGCCGCGCCGCCATCGCGCGCGCGCTCGCGCCCGATCCGGATATCCTGCTGCTCGACGAGCCGACCAACCATCTCGATCTCACGACCATCGAGTGGCTCGAAAGCGAACTTGCATCGCGCCGCGCCGCGCTCGTTCTCATCAGCCACGACCGTCGTTTCCTGACGTCGCTATCGCGCGCGACCGTATGGCTCGACCGCGGCATCACGCGCCGCATCGATCGCGGCTTCGGCGATTTCGAGGCGTGGCGCGACGACGTGCTCGCCGAGGAAGAGCGCGAACAGCACAAGCTCGGCCGCAAGATCGTCGACGAAGAGCATTGGCTGCGTTACGGCGTCTCCGGCCGCCGCAAGCGTAACGTCAAGCGCCTCGCCGGCCTGCAAACGCTGCGCGAAAAGCGCCGCACCTATCGCGGCAGCACCGGCAGCGTGAAGCTCGGCGCCAGCGAGGCGGATGCCTCCGGCGCACTCGTGCTCGATGCGGATCACATCGCGAAGGCGTTCGGCGAGCGCGTCATCGTCAGCGATTTCTCGACCCGCATTCAGCGCGGCGATCGCATCGGCATCGTCGGCCCGAACGGCGCCGGCAAGACGACGCTGATCAACCTGCTGATCGGCACTGAGCCGCCGGATTCCGGCACCGTCCGTCTCGGCGCCAATCTCGAAGTCGCGACGCTCGATCAGCGCCGCGCGCGGCTCGATCCGAACGCGACGGTCGCCGAAGCGCTGACCGGCGGATCGAGCGATCAGGTCACCATCGGCGGGGTGCGCAAACACGTCTCCGGCTACATGAAGGACTTCCTCTTCGCGCCCGAGCAGGCACGCACGCCCGTGCATGCGCTCTCCGGCGGCGAACGCGGGCGCTTGATGCTGGCGCAAGCCCTCGCGCAGCCCTCGAACCTCCTGGTACTCGACGAGCCGACTAACGATCTCGACATCGAAACGCTCGATGTCCTCGAAGAGATGCTGTCCGACTATGCCGGGACCGTGCTTCTGATCAGCCACGATCGTGACTTCCTCGATCGCGTCGTCAACGGCGTGATCGTGCCGGAAGGCAGCGGCAAGTGGCTCGAATACGCCGGCGGCTATTCCGACATGCTGACGCAGCGCGGCGCCGATGTGCGCCGCCCGGCGGCGGCGAAAGTGAAAACTGCTGACAAGGCCGCAGCCCCCGCTCCATCGCGCGCTTCGCCGAAGAGCAAACTGAGCTTCAAGGATAAGCACGCGCTCGAAACGTTGCCGAAGGAGATGGACGCGTTCCGCGCGACAATCGCGGCGCTGCAGAGCGAACTCGACGACCCGCAGCTGTTCGTGAAGAACCGCAAACGCTTCGACGAAGCGTCCGCCGCAATTGCGGCCGCGCATGTGTTGCTCGCCACCGCCGAAGAGCGCTGGCTCGAGTTGGAGATCATGCGGGAAGAGTTGGAAAACGGATAGCGGCGTCGCACTCCGTCCACCTCTCCCATGGGGAGGTCGGCTTGAGCAGCGTTCGCGTAGCGAACCGCGAAAGCCGGGTGAGGGGTTAGAGCCTATCGAGAGGCACAGTCCCCTCACCCGCCGCGCTTCGCGCGTCGACCTCTCCCCATGGGAGAGGTGGGGCGCATCAGATGCGGCCAGCTTCGAGCTAGACCGTCGCGACCGGCGTTGCGGGTGAGCCGACTGCACCGGGCAAACGCAACGGCGGCGCTGTGAGCAGGAAGCGATTGCGCTTGTTCTTCCGCAGATAATCCGCAAGCTCCGTCAAATACCAAATCTCGCCGAGATTGACGCCGAGCTTGAACAGACAATGCTCGTGCAACGGCAGCATCGAACAGCAGCCCTCGCCCGGTTCGGCCGGATGCGCCTCGACCGCGTAGTTGTCGGCGATCATCGAAACGACCCCCGAGTCCGTGATCCACTTCAGCAGCTTCTGGTCGCGCCCGTTGAGCACCGAACACGCGCCGTGCAGTTTGTCTTTGTCGGGATTGCGCTCCATCTCGAGCAGCATCGCGGCAAAGCCCGTGTGGAACAGCGCCATGTCGCCGCTCT contains:
- a CDS encoding YaiI/YqxD family protein; amino-acid sequence: MDDKTRIYVDADACPVKDEIYRVAERHGCHVYVVAGNFIRIPQADFIERIAAGSGLDAADDWIAERAVAGDVVITADIPLASRCVKTRAAVLSPTGKVFTEENIGMTLAVRNLMHDLRSAGEITGGPGGFSPRDRSAFLSALDQTIRRAKKQKV
- a CDS encoding CaiB/BaiF CoA transferase family protein — translated: MTSKTGPLAGIRIVDMTAVVMGPYAMQIMADYGADVIKIEGPDGDIMRYAHMNGDRGMGPVHLAMNRGKRLVNFDLKKEEAREVLRKIIASADAFVHALRPQAIERLGFGYEDVRKINPNIVYVGGYGFAADGPYGDQPAYDDMIQSICGISGIASHMVGEPRYFPTIVADKVCGLNIAQALLAALLHKQRTGEGQKVEVPMFETMVSFLMVEHLCDRTFGPDKSPGYSRVLSQVRRPHKTMNGYIGVLPYNDKHWRQFFAVVGHPEMANDPRFATYHARSANYNELYGKLREFLIQNTTEHWLEKLREAQIPAAPVLNLEQLFDDEHLNAVGLFQHVDHPVMGDILAVRPPVSFSETPARMGKPAGVLGADTTAVLEDFGYSSAEIEKLKQSGAVIQG
- a CDS encoding DMT family transporter, which codes for MPQARSALANPYVFLALAALCWSGNHVVGRAIAGHVPPFGLAFLRLLIPIVFVWFLARPHIVADWPEIKRNPGILIFLGLLSGTFFVAGQYLGLKYTTALNVSVLNSLSPVMIIGVGALIFRDPLRPIQGFGITLSLLGVLVIIARGDPAMLTSLDLNWGDVIIVGNMAAWAIYSVFLRKRPNIHLMSFMLVSFVVGAIGSIPFAAVEQAIGIHFHLDWTTVIGVAFVALFPGLISSILWIRGVEEIGTNRASPFIHLVPIYSAVLASVFLGEHLQMFHVIGFALILAGIWFAAMSPNAATQSQGERA
- a CDS encoding DUF6166 domain-containing protein gives rise to the protein MKTYEGKRTIDGLQVTVDGAPLSEHYEVKRYTTYGFEWTYEGDSPKQLALAILVDHLGDQQKAITLADPFMKSVVANLNNDWTLTSAEIDAAIK
- the panB gene encoding 3-methyl-2-oxobutanoate hydroxymethyltransferase codes for the protein MAKGKPAAAAKPNDKPQAAKPPVDKPAAPQRQKRTITEIRDSKTTGEKMVYMSVPDYTSAQWAEMGGVDVAVLGDSLAMISHGHKNTVPATMDMMVLHGAAVRRGAPNTFMLGCMPYQSYNTVDRALQNATRLMQDSGADAVKPQGGKSQAHILKALVDAGIPTASHIGLTPHTIAMFGGFKIQGRTADAAMKILEDALAIEDAGCFMLEFEAVPAKIAKLISEQLTIPTIGIGAGAGTDGQILLCYDLLGVFTDFKPKFTKRFAKLTEVAVSGISQYVKEVKEGSFPDDDHSYTVNEAEYEKFAKMVAKRKHI
- a CDS encoding SDR family NAD(P)-dependent oxidoreductase, giving the protein MKLFDLSGRVAIVTGGNGGIGLGMAEGLAAAGATVVVAGRQKDKNAAAVAKIEKLGGKASAVEVDVTNEKSVDAMFAAAAKQHGRVDILVNNAGINIRKQPEDYTLDEWRQVIDINLTGAFLCSQRAHPYMKKAGGGKIINIGSMMSIFGASFTTPYASSKGGIVQMGRAFANAWAKDNIQINAILPGWIDTDLTRNARAQVQGLHERVLARTPAARWGNPEDFAGIAVFLASPASDFVTGTAIPVDGGYSVNG
- a CDS encoding ABC-F family ATP-binding cassette domain-containing protein; amino-acid sequence: MAPPLIQLKDIALTFGGTPLLSGAELSVSEGERVCLVGRNGSGKSTLLKIAAGTVEADKGTRFVQPGATVRYLPQEVDFGDAATTLDYVRQGLGPTDDPYQATYLLEQLGLTGDEPTQNLSGGEARRAAIARALAPDPDILLLDEPTNHLDLTTIEWLESELASRRAALVLISHDRRFLTSLSRATVWLDRGITRRIDRGFGDFEAWRDDVLAEEEREQHKLGRKIVDEEHWLRYGVSGRRKRNVKRLAGLQTLREKRRTYRGSTGSVKLGASEADASGALVLDADHIAKAFGERVIVSDFSTRIQRGDRIGIVGPNGAGKTTLINLLIGTEPPDSGTVRLGANLEVATLDQRRARLDPNATVAEALTGGSSDQVTIGGVRKHVSGYMKDFLFAPEQARTPVHALSGGERGRLMLAQALAQPSNLLVLDEPTNDLDIETLDVLEEMLSDYAGTVLLISHDRDFLDRVVNGVIVPEGSGKWLEYAGGYSDMLTQRGADVRRPAAAKVKTADKAAAPAPSRASPKSKLSFKDKHALETLPKEMDAFRATIAALQSELDDPQLFVKNRKRFDEASAAIAAAHVLLATAEERWLELEIMREELENG
- a CDS encoding ABC transporter substrate-binding protein codes for the protein MNRRHLLGAAAATLALLATEANAQQKSEVTFSRQPGINYMPTLIIEKQKLIEKHAEKLGVPNLKVNWLTMGGGGAQTDAMLAGSVDVCNTGVTNLLLLWDRTRGGVKGIVATSAQPLAMVTRDPRIKTLNDLKEGDKIAVPTLKVSTQSMLLQIQAAKLFGEKNWAQLDQFTVQLAHPDAAVIMTNPQHEVKSHFAAPPFQYFELKTVPGARIVTSSFDIMGGPMTQAGFFTTTKFADSNPKIIEAVRAATEEAEAFIRSKTREAIEIYRDMSKDKMSTDELLEILKEPGMMEYGGAPQNTLPIAEHLHRIGTLKQKAASWKDYYLPVAHSLKGS
- a CDS encoding GntR family transcriptional regulator, which gives rise to MVQSLTDKPKPQRSAVVPPKAASSPPKAANGLAVASASTLTDRAYREIEEAIVTLRLKPGDILSEQMLAAATGIGRTPIREALQRLAIEGLVTILPRKGILVSEINPRSQLLVFEVRRELERMLCRNGADRATKEQRAQALQIAKSIERAAQQNDDMAFMRLDRELNQLILDVGHNEYATRALKLTQGLSRRFWYQHYRVAADLPLCARLHAAQSRAIGEGNSKGAAEATDKLMDYMESFARATVTV